In Streptomyces hawaiiensis, one genomic interval encodes:
- a CDS encoding sugar ABC transporter permease encodes MSTTTVETPAPAAERRPAGAPGRTRRRGEQSRAAALASHAVLIGASLTALFPIAWLVFLSLGPDKDDYLHPGRIWDKMTFDNYAFVLQDTGFFDWLKSTLVVVLGTTLIGVIVAASTGYAVSRMRFPGYRKLMWVLLVTQMFPIAVLIVPMYQILSDLQLIDSYLGLILVNCTTIVPYCAWLMKGYFDTIPFEIDEAGRVDGLTPFGTFARLILPLAKPGLAVAAFYSFLTAFGEVAFASTFMLSDDKYTFAVGLQTFVSEHDAQRNLMAATAVLIAIPAALFFYLVQKNLVTGLTAGGTKG; translated from the coding sequence ATGAGTACTACCACCGTCGAGACCCCCGCCCCGGCGGCCGAGCGGCGCCCCGCGGGCGCCCCCGGCAGGACGCGCCGGCGCGGCGAGCAGAGCCGCGCGGCCGCCCTCGCCTCGCACGCCGTGCTGATCGGCGCGAGCCTGACCGCGCTCTTCCCGATCGCCTGGCTGGTCTTCCTGTCCCTCGGCCCGGACAAGGACGACTACCTCCACCCCGGGCGCATCTGGGACAAGATGACGTTCGACAACTACGCGTTCGTCCTGCAGGACACCGGCTTCTTCGACTGGCTGAAGAGCACGCTGGTCGTGGTGCTGGGCACGACGCTCATCGGCGTCATCGTCGCCGCGTCCACCGGCTACGCCGTCTCCCGCATGCGGTTCCCCGGCTACCGGAAGCTGATGTGGGTGCTGCTGGTCACCCAGATGTTCCCGATCGCGGTACTGATCGTGCCGATGTACCAGATCCTCTCGGATCTGCAGCTCATCGACAGCTACCTTGGTCTCATCCTTGTCAACTGCACCACGATCGTGCCGTACTGCGCCTGGCTGATGAAGGGCTATTTCGACACCATCCCGTTCGAGATCGACGAGGCCGGGCGCGTCGACGGGCTGACCCCCTTCGGCACGTTCGCGCGGCTCATCCTGCCGCTCGCCAAGCCGGGCCTCGCGGTCGCGGCGTTCTACAGCTTCCTCACGGCCTTCGGTGAGGTCGCGTTCGCCTCGACGTTCATGCTGAGCGACGACAAGTACACGTTCGCCGTCGGTCTGCAGACGTTCGTGAGCGAGCACGACGCACAGCGCAACCTGATGGCCGCGACGGCTGTGCTGATCGCGATACCGGCCGCCCTGTTCTTCTACCTCGTGCAGAAGAACCTGGTGACCGGGCTCACCGCTGGTGGCACGAAGGGGTGA
- a CDS encoding glycoside hydrolase family 13 protein: MSQHPAAPAPTPTSAVAVAKRRDWWREAVIYQVYPRSFADSNGDGMGDLEGVRTRLPYLRDLGVDAVWLSPFYASPQADAGYDVADYRAVDPMFGNLLHADALIRDAHRLSLRIIVDLVPNHSSDQHEWFKRAVAEGPGSSLRERYHFRPGKGENGELPPNDWESIFGGPAWTRVTEPDGTPGEWYLHLFAPEQPDFNWEHPAVGDEFRSILRFWLDMGVDGFRIDVAHGLVKAEGLPDLGSHDQVKLLGNDVMPFFDQDGVHEIYRQWRLILDEYAERKGPEGPSTEGRWWETGGRIFVAEAWTPTIERTANYVRPDELHQAFNFQYLSTHWDAEEMREVIDRTLEAMRPVGAPATWVLSNHDVTRHATRFANPPGLGTQIRLAGDRELGLRRARAASLLMLALPGSAYVYQGEELGLPDVVDLPDEVRQDPAYFRGAGQDGFRDGCRVPIPWTRTGSSYGFGDGGSWLPQPEGWGELSVEAQTGEPGSTLELYRAALAVRREQPDLGAGTSVEWLRAPEGVLAFRRGEFVCVANTTGESVAMPAYGRVLVASGEIVQVDDEAKVPADTTVWWTTAITA; the protein is encoded by the coding sequence ATGAGCCAGCACCCAGCCGCACCTGCCCCCACCCCCACGTCCGCAGTCGCCGTCGCCAAGCGCCGCGACTGGTGGCGGGAGGCGGTGATCTACCAGGTGTACCCGCGCAGCTTCGCCGACAGCAACGGTGACGGCATGGGCGACCTGGAAGGTGTCCGCACCCGCCTGCCGTACCTGCGCGACCTCGGCGTGGACGCCGTGTGGCTCAGCCCCTTCTACGCCTCGCCGCAGGCCGACGCCGGCTACGACGTCGCCGACTACCGCGCCGTCGACCCGATGTTCGGCAACCTCCTGCACGCCGACGCGCTGATCCGCGACGCCCACCGGCTGAGCCTGCGGATCATCGTCGACCTGGTCCCGAACCACTCCTCCGACCAGCACGAGTGGTTCAAGCGGGCCGTCGCCGAAGGCCCGGGCTCCTCGCTGCGGGAGCGCTACCACTTCCGCCCCGGCAAGGGGGAGAACGGCGAGTTGCCGCCCAACGACTGGGAGTCGATCTTCGGCGGGCCGGCGTGGACCCGCGTCACCGAACCCGACGGCACGCCCGGCGAGTGGTACCTGCACCTCTTCGCCCCCGAGCAGCCCGACTTCAACTGGGAGCACCCGGCGGTCGGCGACGAGTTCCGCTCCATCCTGCGCTTCTGGCTGGACATGGGCGTCGACGGCTTCCGGATCGACGTCGCCCACGGTCTGGTGAAGGCCGAGGGGCTGCCCGACCTTGGATCCCATGACCAGGTGAAACTGCTGGGCAACGATGTCATGCCCTTCTTCGACCAGGACGGTGTGCACGAGATCTACCGGCAGTGGCGGCTCATCCTCGACGAGTACGCGGAAAGGAAGGGGCCCGAAGGGCCTTCGACAGAAGGGCGGTGGTGGGAGACGGGTGGGCGGATCTTCGTGGCGGAGGCCTGGACCCCCACCATCGAGCGCACCGCGAACTACGTCCGCCCCGACGAGCTGCACCAGGCCTTCAACTTCCAGTACCTCAGCACCCACTGGGACGCCGAGGAGATGCGCGAGGTCATCGACCGCACCCTGGAGGCCATGCGCCCGGTCGGTGCCCCCGCCACCTGGGTGCTGTCCAACCACGACGTGACCCGGCACGCCACCCGCTTCGCCAACCCGCCCGGCCTCGGCACGCAGATCCGCCTGGCCGGCGACCGTGAACTGGGGCTGCGCAGGGCCCGGGCGGCGAGCCTGCTGATGCTGGCGCTTCCCGGCTCGGCGTACGTCTACCAGGGCGAGGAGCTCGGCCTGCCCGACGTCGTCGACCTGCCGGACGAGGTGCGCCAGGACCCGGCGTACTTCCGGGGCGCGGGCCAGGACGGTTTCCGTGACGGCTGCCGGGTGCCGATCCCGTGGACCCGGACGGGTTCGTCGTACGGCTTCGGTGACGGTGGCAGCTGGCTGCCGCAGCCGGAGGGCTGGGGCGAGCTGAGCGTCGAGGCGCAGACCGGTGAGCCCGGCTCGACCCTGGAGCTGTACCGGGCCGCGCTCGCGGTGCGCCGCGAGCAGCCCGACCTCGGCGCCGGCACGTCCGTGGAGTGGCTGCGGGCGCCCGAGGGCGTGCTGGCCTTCCGGCGCGGGGAGTTCGTGTGCGTCGCGAACACCACCGGCGAGTCGGTGGCGATGCCGGCGTACGGCCGGGTGCTGGTCGCCAGCGGGGAGATCGTCCAGGTCGACGACGAGGCGAAGGTGCCCGCCGACACCACGGTGTGGTGGACGACGGCGATCACCGCCTGA
- a CDS encoding alpha-amylase, with amino-acid sequence MTRRHLAAVALAAASVVMNPTGAQASPPGTKDVTAVLFEWNFASVARECTSTLGPAGYGYVQVSPPAEHIQGPQWWTSYQPVSYKIAGRLGDRTAFRNMVNTCHAAGVKVVADTVINHMAAGDGTGTGGSQYTKYDYPGLYSAPDFDDCTSRIGNYQDRWNVQHCELVGLSDLDTGENHVRGAIAGYMNDLLSLGVDGFRIDAAKHMDAADLANIKSRLSNPSAYWKQEVIHGSGEAVQPTEYTGNGDVQEFRYAYDLKRVFTNENLAYLKNYGEGWGYMNSGVSGVFVDNHDTERNGSTLSYKDNANYTLANVFMLAWPYGAPDINSGYEFTDHDAGPPNGGQVNACWQNGWKCQHDWPEIRSMVGFRNATRGQAVTDWWDNGGDAIAFGRGGKGFVAINHEPGSLTRIYQTSLPAGTYCDVQNNRTVTVDSSGRLTATLGSNTALAIYAGKSNC; translated from the coding sequence ATGACACGCAGACACCTCGCCGCCGTCGCGCTCGCCGCGGCTTCGGTTGTCATGAACCCGACTGGTGCGCAGGCCTCCCCACCTGGCACCAAGGACGTCACCGCCGTCCTCTTCGAGTGGAACTTCGCCTCGGTCGCCCGTGAGTGCACCAGCACCCTCGGGCCCGCCGGGTACGGCTACGTCCAGGTCTCCCCGCCCGCCGAGCACATACAGGGCCCGCAGTGGTGGACCTCGTACCAGCCGGTCAGCTACAAGATCGCCGGCCGGCTCGGCGACCGCACGGCGTTCCGCAACATGGTGAACACCTGCCACGCGGCCGGTGTGAAGGTCGTCGCCGACACCGTCATCAACCACATGGCGGCGGGCGACGGCACCGGCACCGGCGGCTCGCAGTACACCAAGTACGACTACCCGGGCCTGTACTCCGCGCCCGACTTCGACGACTGCACGAGCCGGATCGGCAACTACCAGGACCGCTGGAACGTCCAGCACTGCGAACTGGTCGGCCTCTCCGACCTCGACACGGGCGAGAACCACGTCCGCGGCGCGATCGCCGGTTACATGAACGACCTGCTCTCCCTCGGCGTCGACGGCTTCCGCATCGACGCGGCCAAGCACATGGACGCCGCCGACCTGGCGAACATCAAGTCCCGGCTGAGCAACCCGTCGGCGTACTGGAAACAGGAGGTCATCCACGGCTCGGGTGAGGCCGTCCAGCCCACCGAGTACACCGGCAACGGCGACGTCCAGGAGTTCCGCTACGCCTACGACCTCAAGCGGGTCTTCACCAACGAGAACCTCGCCTATCTGAAGAACTACGGCGAGGGCTGGGGCTATATGAACAGCGGTGTCTCCGGTGTCTTCGTCGACAACCACGACACCGAGCGCAACGGCTCGACCCTCAGCTACAAGGACAACGCGAACTACACCCTCGCCAACGTCTTCATGCTGGCCTGGCCCTACGGCGCCCCCGACATCAACTCCGGCTACGAGTTCACCGACCACGACGCCGGCCCGCCGAACGGTGGCCAGGTGAACGCCTGCTGGCAGAACGGCTGGAAGTGCCAGCACGACTGGCCGGAGATCAGGTCCATGGTCGGCTTCCGCAACGCCACCCGGGGCCAGGCCGTCACCGACTGGTGGGACAACGGCGGCGACGCCATCGCCTTCGGCCGGGGCGGCAAGGGCTTCGTGGCCATCAACCACGAGCCGGGCTCCCTGACCCGGATCTACCAGACCTCGCTGCCGGCGGGAACCTACTGCGACGTGCAGAACAACAGGACGGTGACGGTCGACTCCAGCGGCCGGCTCACGGCCACCCTCGGCTCGAACACCGCCCTGGCGATCTACGCGGGGAAGTCCAACTGCTAG